The genomic region AGGTATCATCCAAACTGGTACAAATGTTTTTTTGATGGATTGCAACCTCGACCTCTAAGGCTTAAAATATGAGTTAAGGAACATTGCAAAATACTTGAAGCTGTAAAATGAATGTTTAAGCATAGGAGCCTTTGCTtgttttattgaatttattgttttggaaatttatttgaagtatttgtgttgtgttgtgtaggTATCCTAATATTGAGGAGGATTACATTGCGGAAGCTTGTCCAGTATGCCGTGGAAATTGCAATTGCAAAGCATGCCTGCGTTTGGATGTACCTGTAAAAGTCAGTTTCTCCTTTTCCTTCATCTCATGAATAATTGGTATTCCCTTTAATGTCTTTAGATTATGTATGAGAAGGTTGACAAGTTATTTATGCCTTGTTGCAGAATTTGAAGAATTTAGACTTGGATATCAGTGAAGATGAGGAGTTTGAGCACTATAAGTATATGCTACAAGTACTTCTTCCATTTTTGCAACGGATTAGTGAAGAGCAAATGGTTGAGAAGAATTTAGAGGCTAAAAGACAGGGTATTTTCTTTTACTCTGTCAAATGAGCTTAGGAACTCATCTGTGTTTCATCTTTTAATATTTAGTCTTTGACGTGGCAGATTTCTGTATTTGTGTGGATTGGAAGATGTCTCATAATTgcaaaaggccaaaaaaaaatgttaatcttaCTGCCTGATGTAGTTTTGACTTGTGCAGTTGCTGACTGTTATAACCTACAGTTTCCTTTCTTTAAGTCTCTTAACTTTGATTATTCCTCATCGTTACTTCCTAGTtctcttaattaaaaaatattgttcaaatGCACttttttgatttggttgtatGGATGTTCATTTGATAGGGTTATTGCTTCCAGACTTAAAGATTGAAAAAGCAGATTGCCCTATTGATGAGTGTGTGTACTGGTAAGGTCTTTTCCTGAAAACACTGTTTCTAATGGTGACATTGTTTCATGAAGGTTTTTATGTTATCTCTTGCTTTTGCAGTGATATCTGCAGAACTTCTATTTTTGATTTTCACCAAAGCTGTCCTAGATGTTCGTTTGATCTATGTCTTACCTGTTGCCGGGAGATTCGTGATGGACATCTGCAGGGAGGTGAGGAGGAAGTGGTTTTTGAGTATATTGACCTTGGATTTGACTATTTGCATGGTGGAAAGGGGGAAAAAGTGAAATTACCTACTGAGACTAGCTCAATGGATGATATAAAGTCAAAATCTGAGTGGAAAGCCAATGAAGATTCTACCATACCTTGCCCCCCTGAAGACATGGGTGGTTGTGGTCTTGGTATTCTTGAGTTGAAATGTATGTTCTCACACTCATcaacagaaaagaagaaatttatGTTCTCAGAAATTCCAGTGTCAGAGTTGGTGAGAAAAGCAGAAGAAATTGCCAAAACTTACAACTTAATGGATGTGGCTGCTGCTCATTCACAATTTTGTCCGTGTTTCAATTCAGTTGGTGAAGTGGACTTAAGCAATAATAAGTTACGGAAAGCAGCTTCTCGTGAAGGTTCTGATGACAACTATTTGTATTGCCTAGGGGCCCAAGATATACAACATGAGGATTTGAAGCATTTCCAGTGGCATTGGAGTAGAGATGAGCCTGTGATTGTGAGTGATGTACTTGAATCTGCATCTGGTTTAAGCTGGGAGCCATTTGTCATGTGGCGTGCAGTCCGTCAATTGAAACATCTCAAACATGATAGATTGTTGAAAGTTAAGGCCGTTGATTGCTTGGATTGTCGTGAGGTTAGTTTATTTTATCCTTTTCTATTTGTGTTAGTTATTCTTTCCTTTTGGCATTTAATTGTTTAGCATTAATGTATTGATGTTTGTGCTTAATTTAttctactttattatttttaatgagattGTCTTTGAAAATTCTTTAAATGAAAGGTTTTCTTTCTAGGAATTTTCCAATTCTTTTGTTATCAGGAAGATTTATTTCAGTTTTGCACACAGTAATTTGATTTCCAACCTTTTGGTATGTACTGATGATACTTTTTTGATGTGGAAGAACCAGCATAGAGTTTAGTATGATTATCTTACTCAATCcaagttagaaaaaaaaaaggcagatACTGCCTTGCAACTTTCATGATTAGCATTTTGGGTCATTTACGGACAATTGGTGCATTAAATACTCTGCACTAGAGAATTAGCAGCTGTATGTACTCTCTCTACTTGATTTTTAGGGGAGATGACTGCCTATGACTGTCTTCTTATCTTTACCTTTTATTCTGAAAATGGTATATGAAAGagtcttattaaaaattttaggtcCATTTACTGGTGTTTCGTTATTCACTCCGATGAttgttaatatgtttttttattatttatttttgttatattcatAGTTGTTTTTTTACCTTTCCCTTCtagtttttaagtgtttttggatttgtttgttAAAATTCCCACTTGTCTACTCTGtataataaaatgatatggAAACGGTCCTCGATGATTTTGCTTTGTGATACTAACTATTGTGATGAAATGCAGACTGATGTCAATATCCATGAGTTCTTTACTGGGTATACAGAGGGTCGGTATGACCGTTATTCGTGGCCTGTGATACTGAAACTAAAAGATTGGCCTCCATATACATTATTTGAGGAACACTTGCCACGTCATGGTGCTGAGTTTATCTGTTGCTTGCCGTTTAAGGAATATACACATCCACGCAAGGGTGTTCTAAACATTGCTGTCCGGTTGCCTGATAAATCTCTCAAGCCAGATATGGGTCCCAAGATGTGTATTGCGTATGGAGCTGCTCAGGAGCTTGGCCGTGGGGACTCTGTCACCAAACTTCATTGTGACATGTCTGATGCGGTATGTATGGTCTTGTTGTGACTCCTGCTAATCactttgttttctgtttttcttttttcttttttttgccaATGGAAAAACTTCTGCTTGGTTGAGGTAGTGCATGAAAATGCCTATTCAATTTATATAGGTTGAAGTGTGAGGGCCAGATGAGTTGGGTAAGGATTGGCATGTTGTAAACACTGCATGTCTGTCAATAACTGCTAATCACACATTTTACAGATTTGAGTCCGACGCCATAATTGACCAAATCTTCGCACGTCATTTTCtcttaatcaaattttttatataaattccaATGAATTTTCAAAGTTGATTGTGTCAGGTGTTGGATTTTATCTTAGATGCGTATGTCTATGTGTGATTTAGTTGGAATCTACATCAAGTCCAAACCCATTCTAGATTAGCATGCTGTTGTCACACCTGGTTTTATTTTCACTCTTTTTGTTACTCATActtgaaatgaataaaaataattgctTTTGGTGCTTTGATTCATCTTGGTCCAATTGTCATAATGCAATTGTGACAAATGAGGGTTCCTGATTTTGAGGGCATGGACTGTCTGTTTTCATTAAAagttgatttaattttcttgGTAAAGATCATTTAGTCATGTCTTCTACCTGCTCCCTATCCTACGCATCTCGTATGGTATTGACTAATGTTGAAGTAAAAGGAGACAATGACATTCTTGCAGCAGTGTGGGGATGATATTCTATGATCATATTTTGTCTGTCTGATTGCTTTTGCatttatatttaaaactttgcttgggatttttttttctgcaatttcttcccttttttgtCAAATAATGAACTGCTTACGTATATTAATCCACAAATATAGCTGACACTTAACTTCTGTTTGATGatctaattttcttatttttaattcacCGAATTAGGTAAATATTTTGACACATACTGCTGAAGTGCCACTTAAAATGGAGAGCCTTGAGAatatagaaaaattgaaaaagaggCACTTTGTGCAAGATCAAAGGGAATTATTTGGAGATTTTCAAGCTGTGGATGAAAAGGTTGAGACTAATGTATCTGTTGTTGAGTGTTGTAAAGTTACCGCTgatgataaaaatattagtaGTGGATGTGGGGATCAAAACACTGGTATAACTGTTGAACGGGCTGATCCTATTGTTGAACTTAATGGTGATCGTGGTGAGTCAAGGTTGAATGGGAAAGACTTTTCAAGTGGATCAGAGCTGGAAAAGAATGAGGGGGCAAAAGTGGACCAAGAAAACAGTGGTGGGAGTGATACTACAATTTCTGGAAATAAGTTGGACAGGTTAGAAGCTTCTCAGGGTGGTGCCATCTGGGACATTTTCCGGAGACAAGATGTTCAGAAGCTGCAGGAATATCTTAATAAGCACTTCCAGGAATTTAGGCACATCCATTGTTGTCCATTGCAGCAGGTCTCTCAATTTCAATTGGAtactaaatttttctttttgttgcttAACTATTATCATTATACTTTCTGTTTATAATGGTGGTGATAAATTACTTAAAGAGTACTATATTCTTGCGGTCAATCAATGTGACACTGCTCAATGGAATTGCTAAGTGTCTGGCAAAGTTGTTTTAGTAATTAAGATGTGATGGTTAAGATTTAAAACTAGTCATCTTGAAATGCCTACTGCTCTCCTTTTCGAAACACATTTATCTTTGCTTTATTcctaaaaaatctttaaaattttaaaattgctgTAATCTTGTTGTATGAAGAGAACCATGGGAAATCCAAATTGGGAAACAAAATGCAGGATATAGGCCTGACTGGCTTTTTACCAGCTGGTTAAAGCAAGGTGAATGAAGTAGTCTTTGATTGGAAATGTAGCATATTTAATTCATTAACTGTGGTTTATAATCTGCATAATTGCtggtgtatgtgtgtgtgtgttttttattatttttttttactcttgtTAATACTTGGCACATTTCTGTTGTATTAATCATATCTTTTGGTTGTATAGGTTGTTCACCCTATACACGATCAAACTTTTTATCTGACTTTGGAGCACAAAAGAAAGCTCAAGGAGGAATATGGTCAGTTTCTTATATATTAATGGCGCTAGTTGGATTGAATGCTGTATtcctttttatcatcagatgaCTAACTGTTCTTGATCATACTTTTATGGTTCTATGCTATAATATAGGAATTGAACCGTGGACATTTGTCCAAAATCTTGGAGATGCTGTCTTCATTCCTGCTGGCTGTCCTCATCAAGTAAGAAATTTAAAGGTAAAGTAAATTGCATTTGGTGTTTATTTCACTCCCCCCATGGTTTAGTATATAAAAATGGGATAGTTTACATATTGCACCAGTGATTTGTTATTCACCTTTCATGAATTCCAAGCTGGCAACATAGGGTGAATGTTTTCTTAAATATGAGAATTTTTGGAAACAGGTTGGTTTATCAATCATTCTAGTCTTTAGTGGTCCACCCTTCTGCTTGCATGCCTCTTATTCTATTGATGCCCTTCTACGGTTTGACTAGGATGTGGTCTATTAATATTTCACTTATCATTGACATTGTGGCCCTTAAATGCTAGAATGATATCTCCATGAAGTGGTTTTATTCCTGTCATTTATAAGTTATGTTGTCCTGCAaagaaaatttgagtttcatAATTTCATTGATTATGTTATGGTTGAATTGCCTATAATTTTATCAGTTTGAAAAGCAGAGACTGGTAGAAGTGGTTTTCAAGTGAACAGAGCATAAATCATATTGGAATGGAAGCAATATGGAACATTTCTGGAATGTATAGTTATCCTGTTAAATGTTTTTTTGTGGAATTCCTCTTAGATTTCTGATTGACTATGATGCACCAATACGGGTGCGGGTATTGGTACGCTATAGGTAGGGGTACGGGaatacaacattttaaaaaaaatctaggatACAATACGTTGGAGATACAGCAAattcttctccatttttttcccccttctccCGTGTCTGATTGGTACTCATATCTCGGACGTATCCTGTGTGTATCCAAGCCgtatcaatataaaaaaatcatttttttcgcCTGATACTCTCCGGGTATGGTTGTACCCTGTATCTATATCAGGTACGTATCGGATACTGGTacgatggaaaaaaaaaatgccgtATCAGTGCATCAGAGCTGATTGATGAGCTTATGTGCCTCATGccttcaattttaaatttggtgTGGATTGTGACATTTGAAATTGCTTTCTATTTATAGATTTGTTTCCCTGTTGCTTATACATACaagtaattatataatttaatgattttttttttctacttttatatTCAGTCATTCATAAAGGTTGCTCTCGATTGTGATGTTTGAAATTGATTTCTATTTATAGATTTGTTTCCCTGttcatataaataattatataattttaatggtttcttttcttcttttacatTCAGTCATGCATAAAGGTTGCTCTCAATTTCGTCTCACCTGAAAATGTTGGTTAGTGCATCCGTTTGACAGAGGAAATCCGTACACTTCCCCAGAATCATAGGGCTAAGGAAGACAAGTTGGAGGTATGTAATTGGTATCTTTTTGATGTGACCATAAATGTTTTATGGCTTTATTCTCATGTTAGTAGGATGTTTCCACTTGTGCTTCTTGTACAATGGCATCTCGCATGTAATGCTGTGAACTATgtatttgttgattattatagttcttatttgttttgatttagaTCTTTTTCATACCTGCACCTCAGTGATATCTGGTGTCAATGTGAGCtttgtttgtactttgtagcAGTATCTTCATGGAGCTtgtcataaatatatgtttttaataaaatatgaaatatgttATTTGTAAATGTTATTTAGAAACCTAATTAATACTGCTTGATTACTGTTGCCAGATCCCTATTGATGCCATTgcgatttttccttttttccaaGCTGTCCAATTAAAACTTTGCTGCCTATCTCGGATCCTGCTTTCCCTCATTGTGTGATCTAACCATTGGTGCATTGCACTAGGAAAAACCTCCTGCACTCCACTGCTATTGATTCTACCTCAACTGGTTTAGATACAAATGTTTTATGTTCTCAATTCACTGGCAACTACCTTATTGTTGTTCACTAGTGcccaataaatataaattgtaaTAGAATTGCAGCATTGCCATATGGGTACATATGTCAATAGATATTAATTTAGATGgccattaaaattaaatttattcttGATGTGTGCTCAATGTAGCTGGGTTGGCTGAAAGTGTACAATGCTAGGGCTTTGTGGTATGCATGTGATAATTAGATAATGTGTGAAATAGTTTCACCTTAGTCACTGAAGTATAAATCTTGTGTATTATGGTTTTTGATTGTTGTCTTGCTTGAAGTAGGTGAAGAAAATGACTATTTGTGCTATGAGACACGTTGTAGAATGTTTGGAGCAGAAACTAAGGTTAGTAATCACCATAAATTTCTATATAGTatataaaaccttttttttttttttggtaaggtATATAAAGCTATTTTAGTATAGCCTAAAGGCAAAATGGTCCAACAATGTCTTTGGTGGTCATCTCTTAAGTTGCTCTGTGTTTTTAAGTGAGCATGGTTTTCTTTATGCTTCAACATATAGGCATTTTGTATTGACTAATTCTTCTGGTCTTATCAGTATTACTGACCAGCCATGATTCTATAATGTGGTTGTACATAGCGATAAACTGCTTTccatttaattatattttagccAGTTTGAACTTCA from Castanea sativa cultivar Marrone di Chiusa Pesio chromosome 11, ASM4071231v1 harbors:
- the LOC142615678 gene encoding lysine-specific demethylase JMJ29-like: MARGRKRVAENEEGVEPVKKKRGRARKVDDQKEEEKVETHADDEQKKEGNDDGDEEKKEEAVVNVKRRRGRKPKVVEEEEVLEKENHCVLADQQKEGNEDEKKEEVVNAKRRRGRKPKVVEEGKEEVLRNHEEHKEQNGGVLNEGGEEEKKEEGVKSRLRNGGIDDSPVKNKRGRKKKQMNGNKIEITAERSAGYSLGAKRTQNQNPETVEKINKHDPKWIEEVSLMCHQCQRNDKGRVVRCKNCKRKRYCKPCLDNWYPNIEEDYIAEACPVCRGNCNCKACLRLDVPVKNLKNLDLDISEDEEFEHYKYMLQVLLPFLQRISEEQMVEKNLEAKRQGLLLPDLKIEKADCPIDECVYCDICRTSIFDFHQSCPRCSFDLCLTCCREIRDGHLQGGEEEVVFEYIDLGFDYLHGGKGEKVKLPTETSSMDDIKSKSEWKANEDSTIPCPPEDMGGCGLGILELKCMFSHSSTEKKKFMFSEIPVSELVRKAEEIAKTYNLMDVAAAHSQFCPCFNSVGEVDLSNNKLRKAASREGSDDNYLYCLGAQDIQHEDLKHFQWHWSRDEPVIVSDVLESASGLSWEPFVMWRAVRQLKHLKHDRLLKVKAVDCLDCRETDVNIHEFFTGYTEGRYDRYSWPVILKLKDWPPYTLFEEHLPRHGAEFICCLPFKEYTHPRKGVLNIAVRLPDKSLKPDMGPKMCIAYGAAQELGRGDSVTKLHCDMSDAVNILTHTAEVPLKMESLENIEKLKKRHFVQDQRELFGDFQAVDEKVETNVSVVECCKVTADDKNISSGCGDQNTGITVERADPIVELNGDRGESRLNGKDFSSGSELEKNEGAKVDQENSGGSDTTISGNKLDRLEASQGGAIWDIFRRQDVQKLQEYLNKHFQEFRHIHCCPLQQVVHPIHDQTFYLTLEHKRKLKEEYGIEPWTFVQNLGDAVFIPAGCPHQVRNLKSCIKVALNFVSPENVG